The DNA window CCCCGATCGCCTCTTACCTCAACCTCGCCGCCTCACCGCACGCCGCGCCCCACACGCCGCCCGCCGCCCCGGCCGCTCGCCGTCGAAGAGCGCGCAGGCCCCCGCCGTCACCAGCCCGTACACCGCATGCGGGACCACATCGGACAGCCAGTCGGTCGACGACCAGGTACGCGGGTCGGAGATCCCCAGCCCGACCATCGGTGCGTTGGTCCCCGCCATGGTGACGGCGGCCACCAGCCCGGCGCCCACCAGCACCGGCGGTCGCAGGCCGGCCCCTCGCAGCGCACCGTACGCGGCCCCCATCGCGACGCCGGTGGCGATGCCGAGCAGTGCTCCCACCCCCGAGACGCGGCTCTTCCGCTGCTCGCCCTCGCCCGGGATGCCGACGCCCGCCTTCTCCGCCAGCCGCTCCACCGTCTCGCTGGGCGTGCCGCTTGCGGGTCGGCCGCGCCCGGCCATGTCCAGATAGGTCACCGCGTCGAGGGCGGTGGTGCCGGCCGCGCCGGCGAGGGCGCCTTTGAGGATGTCGAGAAGCATGCCCGCCGGAGTGCCCCGGCCGGAACATCGCAAACCGGCCGGGCCCCGGCTCGGTGCGCGGGCCGGATCGACGTGAAGAGGCTCACAGGGATTCGTGGGTGTACGAGGCTTGCTCGTAGACGGCCGGTGGGGTGCCGGTCGCAGAATAAACATCCGATTTCGGGCATCTGCGTGTTTAAGCCGCACATGCACTGAATCACTGGCAAAGGGGCTGGTGGGGGAGGGGGTGGCGGTCCGGCGCGGTCGGTGCGGGAGGGGCGGTCGGGGGTCCGGCGGGGGTGGTTTCGCGGGGTCGGGGGGCGGGCGTGGGGGTTCGGTCGGCTACGGGGCGGGGTCGTAGGAGGGGGTTTGTCGGGGTTCGGGCGGGTCGCTAAGACTGGGCCGGGTCCGACGGCGTCGGCGGGTTCGCAAGAGCCCCGGCGCCTCCTCCGGCACACCGAACCGAAACGGGTGCCACGGGCGCCAGGAGCCGTGAGGCCCGGCTGCCCAGTGAACCGATTGAGGTCCCAGACTGTGAAGCGCATCCCCATGTCCCGCCTGCATAAGTCCGCCGCCCTGCTGGCCGCCACCGCGGGGTTCGCCTCGCTGGCCGCCGTGGCCGCTCCGGCGGCGTCGGCCGCGACCGCCTCGCAGGCCCGGATGAGCGCGCACCAGCTGCACGTCCACCACGTCAACCACCTGAACCACACCGCTGGCGGTGACCGCGCCCAGGGCGCGACCGGCGCCGCCTCCGCTGCTTCGGCTGCGGTGCGGCACGGCGGGCTGGCCGTCTCGGCCCCGGTGTCGGCGGGCGGGGCGCGCGGGGCGGCCCAGGCGATGGTCCCGGCCGGCCAGTGGGCCGCGTTCGACGCGATCATCAGCCATGAGAGCGGCTGGAACCCGCAGGCGGTCAACGCCTCCTCCGGCGCCTACGGCCTGGCCCAGGCGCTGCCCGGCTCCAAGATGGCCTCCGTCGGCTCCGACTGGAAGACCAACGCCGGCACCCAGATCAAGTGGGCCCTGTCCTACATGAACGACCGCTACGGCAGCCCGAACGCCGCCTGGTCCTTCTGGCAGACCCACCACTGGTACTGATCCCACCCGGCACGAGGCCCCAGGCACCCGCCTGGGGCCTCATGCCGTCCGCGCCCGGCACCCTCCGCCGGACTCCGGGCGCACGATGGGAGCGTAGAGCGGTTCTCGTCCCCACTACCGGCCACGGCAGGCGCTCGCCGGACCGTCCAGGCCCCGCCAGAAGACCCGCCCCTGGCCATGGGAGGTCGCAATGGCTGGACACCGATGGGCCGGGTACCTCGCCTGGGTGGTCCTGTTCGGCGCGCTGTTCGCATGGGAGGGCCTCGGCCTCGCCCGACCGGCGACCGGCCTCCCCACGCTCAGCGACACGCTCCGTGCGGTCATGCGCTATCCGGTCGGCCGATGGGTGCTCTTCGCGTTCTGGCTCTGGTTCGGCTGGCACGCATTCGTCCGGGGCTGGCACTTCCTGCTCCGGGGTCCCGAGGGCGGCGGCCAACCGGCAGGCCGCAGCAGCCCGCCGGGGATCTCCCCCGCGCTCCTCCGCCAGGACGTCCTGCCGCTGCTGATCGGCTACCTGCTGCTCATGGCAACCCTCGGCCTCGGCCTGCGCCTGCTGCACCGGCACCTGACCGGACCGCCGCACACCACGGCGCGACGCGGCTGGCTCGGCCTCGCCCGGCACACCGTCGGCACCGCCGTCGGCGGCTATCTGCTGCTGATGGCCGTGGTGTTCCTCTACTACTACGGCGTGGCCCGGCAGAGCGCCCACTTCCTGACCAGCGCGGTCACCGGCGCGGCGATCCTTGTCGCGCTCGCCGTGCCGGTCTTCCTCGCCCTCTCCCGGCTGCGCGAACGCCGCCGCCCACCAGGGCGTCCCTGATCAGCCACGGGCGCCGGGGGCGGCGACGGCATACGTCAGATGACGGACGCCGGGCGATCCGGCCACCGGTATCACTGTCACTCACCGGTCGAGCGCACTGCCCGCCGGTCGGCGGTTGACACTCAGTCGGCCTCAACTGCTCCCACGTACGGTCCATAGAGGTGGCTGGATGTCGAAGAGGGTTTCTCGGCGGGATTTCGTCCGTGGCGTCGGTGCCGCGACGGTGGGCGGCGCGATCGTCGGTGGTGCCGGTGGCTTTGTGGTGGCCCCTGCCACCCGGGAGGACACCTTCCGCAGCTCGGCCGGGCGCGGTGGCACGCTCAGAATCGGCGGCCTGGTCCCGGTGACCGGCGCGTATTCGGCAGACGGCCAGGAAATGCGGCGCGGCCAGGAGATGGCGATCGCCGAGATCAACGCCGGGGGCGGCGTACTCGGCAGCAAGCTCGAACTGGTCGTCGCCGATGTCGCCGACATCGCGCCGGAGAAGTTCATCAATGGCGCGCGCAAACTCGCCCAGGGGGATCGCACGGCAGCGCTCTTCGGCGGTTACACCTCCTCCACCCAGGCGGAGTTCCCGGCCATCGCCCAGATCGGCACGCCCTTCTTCCATGCGAACACGCTCCAAGCCGATGTCGACGCGGTGAAGAAGGCCGGGTACACCAATATCTTCGAGACCGACCCGACCGAGCGCTGGTACGGGCCCGGCTTTCTCTCGCTGGCCAAGAACTGGATCGACAGCGGGGTGTGGAAACCGAAGAACCGCACCATTGCGGTGATCACCACGACCGACCCGTACAGCACGTCGATCTCGGACAGCGTCCGCAAGTCGGCGAAGGAGCACGGCTGGGACATCTCCCTCTATGAGCAGGTGACCGCACCGCTCGCCGACTGGGGTCCGACGCTGGCCAAGATCAGGGCGAACCCACCGGGTCTGATCTTCCACGCCGACTACATCACCGGCGACCTCGCCTCCTTCACCAAGCAGTTCCGTTCCAGCCCGACCCCCTCGCTCCTCTTCGAGCAGTACGGCCCCTCGGTGCCGGAATACCTCGACCTCACCGGCGACGCCGCCAACGGGGTGCTCTGGTCGACCGTCATCGGCACCATCCCCGACGAGCGCGGCAAGGCGTTCATGAAGCAGTACCGGGAGAAGTACGGCGCCGCGGCCGGACTCAGCCAGGCGGGCGCGCAGTACGACGCCGTCCACCTGTGGGCCACCGCCGTCCGGCAGGTCAACGACCCCTATGACTTCCGCGCCGTCTCCCAGGCCGTGCTGGGCATCACCCACCGGGGCGTCAGCGGAGGCTACACCTTTGTCGAGGGCGAGCAGGCCGCGCGGCAGTACCCGGACCAGACCCGTGACGCCGGCCTCGGCATGGCGCACCAGACCTATCAGATCCAGGACCGGAAACACGTCCTCATCGCCCCCGAACCCTATATCCAGGGCGAGTTCCAGCTGCCGCCATGGCTCTGATCGGAAGTACGCAGACGATGGACACGCTTCTCGAGGTCGACGGGCTCTCCAAGCACTACGGCGGGTTGGCCGCAGTCGACGATGTCACCTTCTCGGTCACCGAGGGCGAGACCCTGGGGATCGCCGGTCCCAACGGCGCCGGAAAGACCACACTCTTCGATCTCATCTCCGGCCATGTCGGCGCCACCGCCGGCCGGGTCAGCTTCGCCGGACAGGAGATCCAGCGGCTCCCGATCCACCGGATCTGCCGCCTCGGCCTCTCCCGCACCTTCCAGCTCCCCTCGGTGATCGACAGCCAGACGGTCTTCGCCAACGCGGTCGCCGGCAGCCACTTCGGTACGGCCCAGAAGGCGCGGTTCCGCTGGGGCTACACCCCCGAGGTGGCCGAGCGGGCCCATGAGGCGCTGGACTTCGTCGGCCTCTCCGACAAGGCGTCCACCCCGGCGGGTCCGCTGCCCGTCTTCGACAAGAAGCGGCTCATGATCGGCCAGGCACTGGCCGCCCGCCCCCGCCTCCTGATGCTGGACGAGCCGGCCGGCGGCCTGACCCCGCCGGAGGTCGACAGCCTGGTGGAGCTGATCGGCGCGATCCGCGCCCGGGGCGTCACCGTCATCCTCATCGAGCATGTGATGCGCGCACTCACCGCGGTCGCCGACCGCGTACTGATCATGAACCAGGGCCGTCGCCTCTTCGAGGGCACCCCGGCGCAGATGATGGCCGACCCCGAGGTGGCCCGGGTCTACCTCGGTACCAGTGCGGGTGGTGACCATGCTCAGAGTTGAGAA is part of the Peterkaempfera bronchialis genome and encodes:
- a CDS encoding aggregation-promoting factor C-terminal-like domain-containing protein, which encodes MSAHQLHVHHVNHLNHTAGGDRAQGATGAASAASAAVRHGGLAVSAPVSAGGARGAAQAMVPAGQWAAFDAIISHESGWNPQAVNASSGAYGLAQALPGSKMASVGSDWKTNAGTQIKWALSYMNDRYGSPNAAWSFWQTHHWY
- a CDS encoding DUF6256 family protein, which produces MAGHRWAGYLAWVVLFGALFAWEGLGLARPATGLPTLSDTLRAVMRYPVGRWVLFAFWLWFGWHAFVRGWHFLLRGPEGGGQPAGRSSPPGISPALLRQDVLPLLIGYLLLMATLGLGLRLLHRHLTGPPHTTARRGWLGLARHTVGTAVGGYLLLMAVVFLYYYGVARQSAHFLTSAVTGAAILVALAVPVFLALSRLRERRRPPGRP
- a CDS encoding ABC transporter substrate-binding protein, producing MSKRVSRRDFVRGVGAATVGGAIVGGAGGFVVAPATREDTFRSSAGRGGTLRIGGLVPVTGAYSADGQEMRRGQEMAIAEINAGGGVLGSKLELVVADVADIAPEKFINGARKLAQGDRTAALFGGYTSSTQAEFPAIAQIGTPFFHANTLQADVDAVKKAGYTNIFETDPTERWYGPGFLSLAKNWIDSGVWKPKNRTIAVITTTDPYSTSISDSVRKSAKEHGWDISLYEQVTAPLADWGPTLAKIRANPPGLIFHADYITGDLASFTKQFRSSPTPSLLFEQYGPSVPEYLDLTGDAANGVLWSTVIGTIPDERGKAFMKQYREKYGAAAGLSQAGAQYDAVHLWATAVRQVNDPYDFRAVSQAVLGITHRGVSGGYTFVEGEQAARQYPDQTRDAGLGMAHQTYQIQDRKHVLIAPEPYIQGEFQLPPWL
- a CDS encoding ABC transporter ATP-binding protein, coding for MDTLLEVDGLSKHYGGLAAVDDVTFSVTEGETLGIAGPNGAGKTTLFDLISGHVGATAGRVSFAGQEIQRLPIHRICRLGLSRTFQLPSVIDSQTVFANAVAGSHFGTAQKARFRWGYTPEVAERAHEALDFVGLSDKASTPAGPLPVFDKKRLMIGQALAARPRLLMLDEPAGGLTPPEVDSLVELIGAIRARGVTVILIEHVMRALTAVADRVLIMNQGRRLFEGTPAQMMADPEVARVYLGTSAGGDHAQS